The sequence GCATCAGAGGAGTTTCCAGTCGTTTCTGTGGCCTTCTGGTCTTGTGTTAGCAATTCTTGGatcttcaaaaacaaatgcacaatattttaaaaggatTCAAGaccatttgcatttgtaagtgaGAAACAAAGCCCTCACTGTCAATTCAAatgagaattaaaataaaagtgataTTTCAAGATAAATCCAGTCAAAAAATCAAATCAACTCCTATAAATTATAGGGATGACCAGACCATACTTACACTTGCAAGGCTGGTGTCCAAATCTGGCAGGTTAAAATCGGTACTTGACAGAGTCGAGTTGAAGAACTACAATAGAGAAAAAGTTGTAATTTTCTTTCAGGTGTTCCGTTTTgtacacaatacaataataatcccCAAATATGTAACTGGGCTACTACTGTTTATCAAGGACACCTACATTTAATACGTAATCTGTCACCTAAACTCACAAATACCAGTGGAAAACCATATAAAATGCCCAAACTGAATTAGTCAGATTTTgaattacaatatattatacAGTGCAGCATAAATACGAGCCTATCACATTAGGCAAAGGATAATATGACAAAGTACATGTTAACACTTACATCAAAAAGTGGGGAAGAATCAAAGTTGATGGACTGCCCATTTAAGATTGTCTGTAGGTTTTCCAAATTGGTGTCAATGTTTTCAACATGGTCATTTAGCTCATGCCTAGAATGAAAAGAATAAGTTTAgctgaagaaaatatatttcaaatcatAAGCACAAGCAAAAATAACCTACTGTGATCTAACCAATCAGGCAATCTGCATCATTACATTTTCCAAGGCCCACCAGAGATGCAGGTTATAAAGGCAGCAATTAAATTATTGAATTTGCTACTGTACAATGAAAGGTTTTGTAGACATTAAATACTAAGTGCCTAGTTGTATGTTGTGGCTTTCATTCCCTGATggcaaattgaatttgtaatgattgatgcctttattgaactgtatttttgcactttgttttgcacttatgttgtaagtcgacctggataagagcatctgccaagaaataaataataataaaaataaacaaataaataaataaataaataaataaataaataataaggcacAATGACTTCAAAGGTAGTCTacaaagcaatacatttaacaGGACTACATAAAAACTGGCAAAATAAACCATCTTTTAAAgaggaaataaattaatagaatGGTGGTCTTCATTAAAATCTAGTAAAAGCACTACAGGATTTCTCAGGCCagatttttaacacattttaatttgcacATAAAGTGCAAGGTAGTTTCAACTgcagttttcatttatttatcttcaTAGAAGGACATcggggaaaagaaaaagaaaaaggaaggaaaacaagaaaaaggaaGTACTgaaggtttaattaaaatcaagcatttacattaaaaccattaaaactaataactaataataatactaataattcaATGCACCGGAAGAATGCTATGTAACCACATCTGAAAGTTTGCAAAAGATATGATAAGTTTATTTCAGTATCTGTGGCTCTGGCCTTGATTGGTGCAGAGCTGGGATGCTTTTCTATTATTATGGGATGAAACATTACGCTTAGAGGTATTTCTGGAgactaaaataacattaattcaACCCCTTCTTGCACGGTAGGGGATCATTAGAGGTAATTCGACCAAATATGGGACATGCAAGGATTTCTCCTTTCACAATTGGCAAGAATCCCTGCAATTTCAAGAACACCAATTAAACTTCTTGCATTTCACACACGAGCTGTACAAATTATTTCTTTTTCCAAATGCAAAAGCAGATGTTACAGTGAAAAATGAGTGGTTTCAAAACATTATATGAATGCATAAATGAAGGGTTTTAGATCAGTTATAAAAATTCCACATATACCTTTAAAATGTGTGCTTGACCTAAAAGGCGCTGTGCTTTCATACCCTAACCAGTGTCACACATTGCAGCCAAGAGGAGTGCAAACAGCAGACCAGTGACCCATTTCCAATGACCAATCTGGCGTGTTTTTCTACCCGCTATCAGAAGTGGCCAACCTAGTGGAAACAAGCCATAATCTGCTCTAATTGGTACTTTTCTTTGATTGACATAGAGAAAGCACTAATCTTGATTTTGTTCCCAATTTAGACTAAATAGTTTCGTCAATGTCTAGTATTGGAAAGTGGAGATTGGGGGGACAGCTCTTACAACTGAAGGCTGAACCTGAAAATTGGAAGAAGGGAGGAAGAACTGAGCATATTCCTTTTTACATAAGAATGAAAAGTAGTTTTAAGGacaaaaataacatgttttggATAACCATACggctcataaaaataaaaaagcatgatAGTACTTCACACCAACAGCAGCTTGACAGACaactgaaatacatatttgcctGTCCCCAGGTAATAAATACTGTGATAAGAAAGCACTGTCTAGAAATAAGTCTCGAAATAGAACTATCAATTTATCCACAAGTCACATTTCAACTTGGGGCTGTCAAAAGTGACGAGGGACAATACATTTTGTTAGACAGTTCTGCTTCTTTACAATCGTTTAGTGTGTAAAGACATTCTCTGCCTAAAGAAGCTCTTCAGTGATCAAGCACAGTTTTAGGTGCTCTGGGGACAGCTTGGTCACAGAAATGCTAACCCTTGCTGCGTTCTGGGATGTAGAGAGGTAGAGGAAGGACTGGGGAAAACACAAGAGACTTCAGACATCTGTGGAGCACTGAaagatacaaacaaaacaaggtaCTAGGAATAGACCAATATAGCTGACACTGTGCTGAAGACAGAAAATGATGATCTGGCATCACACAGTTCAGGAATCATATTCCTCAGTCCGAGAGTGCGTCTTATGGGCAGGGTGGGAAGCAGAAGGGCTTCTTCATTGTGTTCCTTTGAAGAGCCTTGCACATTTTTATGTCCAGGCTTTACAAATGAAACCCATAATGTAGCTATATGTTGGGACTAACGCAAAAGTTATGTCAGTAGAATGACATAACGAAACAGGaccacaatacatttatatatacagggaGGATTATGAAGAAGGTGACAAAAATGGCAGGGATCACCCATTTTTGTAAGGTACATAATATGTATCAGTACAGATCGAAGCGGTCTGCACAGTGTGTGCCCTTCAGTGTTATTAGAAGTGCAGCACGGAGCTGGAGGTCAATGCTCAGAAAGCACTTACAGTAAAGCGCAGCCCCGGCTAAGCGTCTCATTCGGCCAGAAAGGGGGAAAGCCCAAGAGTCCTACACACGGCTATATATACTTCTGTGGTTTTACCTTTTGAGTCTCATTTTGGGATACACTGGATTAATATAATTAAGGAAGTTTAATCATGAAATCATGTAGACCCTAAACTATTATTCAAGTACTTGTTCAAAGCTACATGtaacttacaaaatattaaaCTTAGGACAGAAGGCAGGTTCCCATGATTCATTGCAAACTCTGGATTAAATACGACATGCAAAATAATGGTCTTATCTTTTTAAACTTCATTTCTAATAAAACTCTCAACGTGTTAGTGTTTGCAATGATCTGGGcaaaatgtttagttttgtttaaatgGTTAAACAAACATGATGGATAATTGGCTAACAGGGTTATTTGTATCCTGAATGCCACTGAAGCAAgtcaattatatttgattaatgtCAATACAATTACATTGTTCGAGGGTAGGAAAGTGTCACACACTTACTTATCTAAGCAGGCCAAGCTGAGACACTTCTCCTCTGGCCGGGGCTGAGCTGTGCTGGCTTCGCTGTCCTGCAGTATGGAGTCGATAAAGGTGGTGGGGGACAGAGGGGTATCTGCAGCCACAGAGGCGGGGCTGACCTCCTCCACTTCTGGACTGTGAGCCGGACTTGCGGGTTCTTCCTTTATATGAACTAATGGACTTGTCCTGTCAAAAGGCGAGAGAAGAATCATCAGGttaaaatatatagttaaaatatatatatagttggcATTATTTCGTAGTAAAAATGAAGCAAATGTTTATGAATGAGGAATAACCTGTTCATGAACCATATATCTTGGAACTACAAACTATAATGTTACTATTATTGTAGGTATTCATAGTTGAAAATGCACAAGTGGGTTAAGTTGCATTAGCAGACAAAGCACATACTCATAAGGTATAATTTTTTaacaacaaattaaagaaaTCATGTTGCAGACAGCAACGAAGATCCAGAACAGTACCTTTGGCAAATGATAAATCAGAATGCATACAGTTAACAGCACCTACCTTCCTTCTTTCCACTCCTCTGTAGTATCGGAGGGACTCGATTGTGCCAGATCAGTGACATCAGAAATGATTGGACCAGATTGGACAGGGGAGTCTGGAGAGTAAAGGTTTGTTCCTGTGTACGGCTGGGTAGAGGCCTTTAagaaaatcaaacacaaattaaagttgTTTAACCAAACATGCACAAAAgcatacacacatttatacttTCTTAAATGATGCCTGAAGTCACACCAGTGGTACAAATGATACTCTACACAGTACTTACTGTGAATGCAGGAGACCCCTGTAGGTGTTCGAGGGAATACTGTCGAGAGAACTTGGGCATGGAATGTGCGGAGCTGCTGTCGTTCAGCATCAAAGGACTACAGTGAAGGAGAAAGCTACAATTAATATGGACATCAAACATGGCAAACTTTAAAGGCAAAAACATATCTGAACACTATTTCATATTAGCaattataaatatgtaatgtCAAACTTAGGATGAATACATTGTAACTCATTAAAAGGTATAGAATAATTAATTGTGGTTCATTtaggaaaactaaataaatcaccACATCAGGGAGATGTTTATATTTTGTCTTGCAATATTCATAACTTTGTATAATTCGACGCTTATAACCCCCGCAAAAAAGACCATGCATTTGCTTTTAGAAAAACCCATATACAGAAAAGATCCCCAGATACTtgcattttccttttcattcCCAGAACTCTGTTAGATTGCACCAGTGAGATTAAGAACTGAATGAGCTgaggaaacaaaacaatcatCAAACCTTAGTTAGAGATTGTGTGCAAATGACATTGGTTAACAGAACTAGACCTTAAAATAACATGGGGACCACTGAGAAtatgattttgaaaatgttgattaaaaaatagtataatttttttttttactaaaagtTTCTGCAAGACAAAAAGGATCACTATTTTTACCTTGAGATCACTTTCAgcattttgcttttctttttaacaaaCTAAGTTGTTAACATCTGTAAAGTCTCAGCAAAGGGAATAATATTTCATGTGAAAGAAGCACAATACAAACTGTGAGATATAATTTCTCCAGATGTTTACTTGTGAGTTTCCTCACATCAATGTCAATCTGTAATAAATAAGCAATTACCTTATTCACGACTTTCTGTTGCTGGACATGCTTCTGTCTCAGACTTGCCACCTCCCTCCACAAAGCTTCATTCTCACTGAAAAGCAACATTTTTAAGGTTATGATAGTGAATGCACATATGGTCTCTGCTATTTCCTAAGAATTATGGATGGTAGTGCTGTTGAAggtgaaaacatttacaaataagtttattattattattattttctttgtctAACACCAGTAATTTccattcttttaaaaaatactttctatTAGCATGCTCATTTAATGTGTGCATTTGAGTTTACAAAGAGCTCCATTCCCATAAACTATAGGCAAAATATCACAAAATAGGTAAGCTCCAGTAATTCAGACACCCTTACTATGCAGAAGGCAAGGGGACTGTATCTGTACATGTAaggttttatttaaacattgttcTCATCAAGTATTTACATACTCTGACTGTCACAGCACTAGCACTTTACAATATTTACAACACAATCCTTACAGTACAATTTAAGTACACTTtcaacttttaaaatgaatcaatGCATTATACTAACAGGAAATGACACTATAAAAATCTAACCAAATTTAATCTCTTACAAGTTTGAATTGATGTTAAAAATACTTTAGGCACACACAAGCTATTAACTATTCCTCCGTGTGTGCTGATGACCAAATTGTGGTTGCTCAAAGATgcgccccaccccccaaaaaaaaaaactgctttataCTGACTTCACTTTATAATGACTCGAACTGTGGAATTTGAACAAGActacaaaaaaatgcattggGTTTTACTGTGCAGTAAAGAAGGGcaaataaaacagattttaGAAATACTTTAGATTGTTTTTTAAGTTAATGGTTATTGAAAGGTCTTAGCAGCTTTATTTATGCTGGATTTTAATACAGTCTATAAACCCTTCCCTTCCATCTGCCCCTTTTAAACCAACTCCCCAGACTCTCCTGACTCTCCTAAAGCCATATCGTGTGTGCACTCTGATGCTTCTTCGTCAGACACATAAAAGGAACATTGAATTATGGCCTTCACTTATTATATACATCTAATTAATTGCTCTCATAACTCATCAGTCtactcatttaatttaaatcaatatacacaaacacattagAAGGAGCTGGAAGTTCAGTGCAACAGATTAAATTGTTACAGGCCAATTTATATTTACTTATGGAAACAGAACAGAAAGGAAGTTAATGTTACACGCAGTTTGCCAAATCTATGAGTTATGGAGAAACAAAACTGTAACCTTTTCATTTTTGCCATGTTGCCCTCCCACACTTTGTAAACCAATTAATTTTACACAGAAGAAATTTATATTACGTTCTGTATACATTTGGGATTGGCACCTGACCCTGGCCTAGCATGAGCCGGTACATGTAGTGGGCGAAATTACGGGTGCTCTAATTATGAGCTAGTTGGTTTTAACTACTATACTCAGGAATAAAGCATATCACATATCAAACAGTAAATCAAATTCCAAATGCATGTAGATAGTTTTTAGAATATTATAGCTTACAGCATTTGTGTCCATTCACCTCCTGTTGTAGGTCAATTAAAGCCACTAATCTGGACTTAATTTCCCACCAAATGTGCCAAACCAACTGgtctatgttttgtttttttattcaccTTATAAGGGTAATAAATGTACACTAGTCCAATGTACTGTATACATTTAGGGTTAATACatcttacataataataataaaaaagaccatcagcaacaacaacagaaaaactgCACACCGATTCCCTCACCCCTTGGGTCTTAGAAGATGTATTGACTGTCATAAGATGTATCCCTGGAATAGTTAGTTTCTTCCTCACAGATGACATTATGTCCTGACCATATGTAGTACATAACAAGCATTTAATAAAGGGAGAGCAGAAGGTTTCCAATGCCTTGCGGTAAAATTTCCTTGCTCCACATCTTTTAAGTATTACCAACCACAGTGATCTTGGCGGATGAAATTCTTTATCTTTCTTTATAGACCTTTATCTGCTGGCTCGGCTGCCTTATAAAACTGTGTCTTCTCATAAAAGAAGTCTGCACAGGATGCTCTGCTATCTATCCAGTCTCAGAGAAACACCTCGTGCACCGGAGCTGGCCTGCACATTCCCAGCGGTGGAAAGTTAAATCGTTTATAGGGACAGGTGCAGACGCCACAGAAGAGCCGGGCGCACATGGCTGCAACTCCCCAGCCCCTAACGAGGATCCAGATATAAATCCAAAACCCTGGAGAAGACCAAGCACACATTCACAGATGGAAAAAATGTATCATTATACCTTCTTTTAAGTTGCTGGAATGtgtcttttttaaatgtgtaggtGAGTATGTATagatatttaattataaatataccaAAAGTCTCAATTTCTAACTCTCAAAAACAAACTATTGACAGAATCCATTTCAGCCCAAATTATTAactttaaacaacaagaaataaataacgtTAACAAAATATTATTAGATGAGATAAAGGATCCAAATTGATACAAGTCAAATGAGGAGAGAGAGGATAACAGAGTACGTGGGCAGGTGGACACTGCAACACCACATTTATCTGAAATGCCTCTGAGATGGAGAACTGCTGTAAACAGGGCTTATAAACAGGCACTTGACTGCTTAATTATGGGTAACCCTATACAAGCTTTTATCACTTACAGTATCCATGCAGAACAAGACAGACTTCCACAAATCCAACCACACCATCACAAATACTGCTTAATAACACTGagtaaagtaaaatacaatttattttccgGCTCTGCTTTAATATAGTCTTTTGGTCATTCTCTAGTTATAAATTCTGTGTAGTCGTTATTGCCATATTTAGCCACTTTGTTGGAGGTTTGTTTAAACTTGGTGTTGCCAGGGAATTTAGACAGTGGATGCCTGGAGCTGCTTAACAAAACAATAGTAGTTGGCACTtcattttttcatgtttacAATGTTAAACATTTAGACTGACTTCACAGCTGCGAAGTACATTATTGTCCCTCAATATTTGGCTTGGTTTAATTAAACTCAGACAAGCTTCATATAATGTGAATAGAACTCATAACATCTTAACACATTAAAGTCTTAACAAAACTTTCACAATTCGAAATAGACAGCTAATACTGTAAATCAGAGTTTCAAGCAAGTCACAACCAGACCATTTCCCAATTCTGCCACCTCCCTgacaatgttttgatttttattttgttattaagcTTTTATTCTTATGAAGCAACAAGTCTGGTTTATCATACACACAGTCCTATTAGTTGAAGCCCTATAGCATGAGCATTTGGCTAGTAAAAATAGGAAAATGTTGTACAAAACGTATTAGCCTATATGAGCAAAATGAATAGATAAACAGCAAGTTTAAAGAGCCCGGAGAATGTGGAAATAGGCAGCTTGCATAAATGTCACAGAGCTGACAACTACAGTGACATCTTGGCAACAGCTGGGTATGCCTCCCCATTAGCGCAGGATGGAGTCAATATTCTTTTTTAGATCGGTGACTAATTCTCCTGGTAAGTGAGCAAGAAACTATATCATATTGTCTTATCTTGCTTTTCCTACAATGGATACACAGTTATGGCTTTCATTTAAACAAATCTATCATTTCTGAAAAGAGTCCTGGAGACTACCAGTTCAGCCTTCAGTCTAAGACTGCCACCTTTATTTTTGGGCAGAGCATCAGCATGTTAGATACCCCGGTCAACTGTAAATCATTCTGCAACACCACAAAATGAATGTCCAGCAGCTACCACTTGACATTACAGCCAAAGTGTATTTGGTTTGTGCagtcaattaaacaaaaaacaccaatGCTGTGAGGTGCAGAACTTGGTTAACAAAACCCTGAGAGCACCTGGTTTGCAAACTCATAGAGAGGCTTTCAAATATCCTTCAATCACATTTCATATTCCCTCCAGCAGACAGGGTGTGAAACGGACGACTGAACAAGAACAAATACAACAGCCAATAAAGGACTGCAGGAACACCGACTTCCTTGCTGGCATCGTATCTTTTATCGGGAACCATCCCCATATTAAACTTACTGCTTCATGGCGATGAGCTTGGAATCCATGGTTTCCTGCTTCCCCCTCATAAACTGTACATCAGTCAATAACTTACTGATATCATCTTGGCGTAGCTTCAGATCCTCGTGTTTAATATTTGAAACCTAAGGGCGATGAGAGAAAACTGTGAAAAATGCATTAGCTTTGCCACTACCTATCCTGAACCCATGACACACTAATATTGCTCAATCTATATTCAGAAAGACAAACTGAATCATTCAGTTACTTCTTATACCTATAGCTAGGAGGGAAATTACTTTCTAGGGGAAAAAAGGAGATTTGAAATAACTAGAAGCTAGGGGTCGGTGTATTTAAATTATGGCTTTTTTTTCCATACAGATTCAGAAAACTCTaaccaattaatttaatttaatgttatttaaaatagcagatacAGAGATAGTTACTCATGTTTGAAGGATTATATAAGGGagctagaagaaaaaaagaattgtGCAAATTACATCATGCTTCATGTTCTTAGATGTCAGTGTAAAATGCCGAAAAAGCAATATGACAGAAGTTGTATACTCACATTTGTTACCTTCCTTTTAATATTCTCCAGCAACTGCTCCTGACCTCGGACGAAATATGGATGCTGGAATTCAGTATCATCTTTCTCTGGCTTCACTAAACCACCCTGTTCAATGTGAACAACTTTGCGGAACCcatctgttaaaaaaataaaaaatatggcaTTGGGTATGAGCCTGGTGAATGAGAAATCTCGCTTATTCAATTAAGACATAAGCAATAGAGCAATATATCTGACAACAATTTAGGATATAGTATCACTTAGACTTTCAAGGTAAACATATAATGATGAGATGGGAAACCTTGTCTTAACTGTGAAGAAAAGTAGCAGGCACACAGATGGCGCACATACACTGACATCTGGTAGACTGTCCCTGTACACAATTCAGGCTCATATTTAAACCTTAGTCATGGGAACATTATGGGGAGTTGTTGGGGGTGTGTGCTCATTTTAAAGTGGCAGAGATCTGTGATAATAAGGGGAATTATAAGAAGAGACTGTAGGTAAAACACAGGCACTGCCAAAGCCCTGTGATAACACTCACACATATTGAGTTGGCGGACAAAGCTAGCCATGTTGTTATGTTTGAAGTATTTGGGCAGCACCTCTTTGGAAAATCTTCCTTGGTCAAACACATGAAAGCTGGTACCACcctgtaaaagaaaaacaaaagcatattatatacattatgcATACAGTAAAGAGAATTTGAATCCATTAAGGTTTAGACCCAGACATGCTGAGGAATGCAACAAGAATATAGAGATCAAAGATTTGGAGTTTGTACCAATCACAAATTCCCCAAAGAATCATCACAGAAACATATAAGCTATACAAATCTGACCAACATACTGCATGCCCATTAGTTTCATATTTACTTCTTGTTAAAAGGACTATATATaatctacatttatttttggtcaagagcTTCAAATTATCTAGCGctacattaaaatacaacagAGTAAAGTGAATGCTTGCAAATACCTTAATCTTAACACAAAGCCCTTTTCTCATGTGATACACTCACTGTATTCTGGCCTGGTTCAATTCcagtagtactagtagtagtagtttaagTATTAAAAGTACTGTAAGTAGAAGTAACAGTTTTGCATTTTAAGTTTCTTCACAACATTTGGATTAATATACATATCTTTGATGTATTAGCCAAATTCAAGTGACTTACTACCGCTTAATATTCTAGTTACCAACACCGCTGCAactgcaacaaaacaaactgaatgAACACAATTGCCTATATTTTACTTCTGTCCATTCCCTGTAAAGATGTTTAGCCTCCTCAACTCTAGGTCCTGCTACAGCGCTGACCCTTTTGCAGCCGACTCCACAAAGCAGTAATGTACAGTCTAGACTGCACTGCAAACTGTTGTAGGGGCCAGACAAAATGTGTCTTGAGGGACAGCCAAAAGGTGTCTTATTACTGTGCAGTGTACTATATTACAGTATATAGTAGTGTATTACAGTTCAGTAGAGCACAGTTCATGTACTGAATACTGACTTTAACCATGACATGTAAATAAGCTGTGTATTGTCTTTAGACACTGTACTTAAATGACCTATGTGCCTAATTCACCCGGCACACTAAGCATAATGTGTACAACATATGTATCAACATTGTATTCTACCCATGTTGCACATATGATGTATACTGACCCAAATACTATATTATAATTGCTTCTATATACATCAATACTATTTAAATTGTATCCTGGACACTAACCTACCTGCTATTACAATACAGCTACACTATCACTAACTTTCTCTGATTCTCTAAATAGAAATATTGAGTGCAACTTACAAACGATCACCCATAATAATCTGCATTTTACCagacaatatacattttcagtaatatattaTGCAAAAGGTGCTCTCGCATGCAGGTACAGTATCTTcagatactttaaattctaCTTTGTACATGTGTTGAATTAATGTTTAACCTTCTCTTTCAGCAGAAGTGCAGGTTGTACAACTGCTATAATCAAACATCAATGAATGCAAGCAATATGACCACCATGTTGATtcaa is a genomic window of Amia ocellicauda isolate fAmiCal2 chromosome 10, fAmiCal2.hap1, whole genome shotgun sequence containing:
- the hsf1 gene encoding heat shock factor protein 1 isoform X2, producing the protein MDMEFHGGGGAGGVLVSGSNVPAFLTKLWTLVEDPDTDSLICWSPGGTSFHVFDQGRFSKEVLPKYFKHNNMASFVRQLNMYGFRKVVHIEQGGLVKPEKDDTEFQHPYFVRGQEQLLENIKRKVTNVSNIKHEDLKLRQDDISKLLTDVQFMRGKQETMDSKLIAMKHENEALWREVASLRQKHVQQQKVVNKLIQFLISLVQSNRVLGMKRKIPLMLNDSSSAHSMPKFSRQYSLEHLQGSPAFTASTQPYTGTNLYSPDSPVQSGPIISDVTDLAQSSPSDTTEEWKEGRTSPLVHIKEEPASPAHSPEVEEVSPASVAADTPLSPTTFIDSILQDSEASTAQPRPEEKCLSLACLDKHELNDHVENIDTNLENLQTILNGQSINFDSSPLFDFFNSTLSSTDFNLPDLDTSLASIQELLTQDQKATETTGNSSDAGKQLVQYTSQPVVLVDSSNPESASGDLPNLFELEDDSYFGTEEDAEDPTISLLSNEYQQKSEDPALS
- the hsf1 gene encoding heat shock factor protein 1 isoform X1, translated to MDMEFHGGGGAGGVLVSGSNVPAFLTKLWTLVEDPDTDSLICWSPGGTSFHVFDQGRFSKEVLPKYFKHNNMASFVRQLNMYGFRKVVHIEQGGLVKPEKDDTEFQHPYFVRGQEQLLENIKRKVTNVSNIKHEDLKLRQDDISKLLTDVQFMRGKQETMDSKLIAMKHENEALWREVASLRQKHVQQQKVVNKLIQFLISLVQSNRVLGMKRKIPLMLNDSSSAHSMPKFSRQYSLEHLQGSPAFTASTQPYTGTNLYSPDSPVQSGPIISDVTDLAQSSPSDTTEEWKEGRTSPLVHIKEEPASPAHSPEVEEVSPASVAADTPLSPTTFIDSILQDSEASTAQPRPEEKCLSLACLDNAPQMSEVSCVFPSPSSTSLHPRTQQGHELNDHVENIDTNLENLQTILNGQSINFDSSPLFDFFNSTLSSTDFNLPDLDTSLASIQELLTQDQKATETTGNSSDAGKQLVQYTSQPVVLVDSSNPESASGDLPNLFELEDDSYFGTEEDAEDPTISLLSNEYQQKSEDPALS